One Deinococcus sp. LM3 genomic region harbors:
- a CDS encoding VTT domain-containing protein: MTAAVHPPRYLRWLILGGALLLIGGAALQPDVREFLGRAYAALTSSDPRVTHAFVDGLGWAGPLALIAGFVLQAVLPVLPALVMTAVTARAYGPYEGFLIVYLGTLLGAAAGYGLGRLLGDTLVRTLAGESARRAAHDFAARYGLQGVLMVRLMPVLSADVMNLVAGAARMGFRPFMIATAIGALPVTLLVVWLSGDTQRMLWGLGLLSGVVGIAGLIRWLLARRAARPPRP; the protein is encoded by the coding sequence ATGACCGCCGCAGTTCACCCACCCCGCTACCTGCGCTGGCTGATTCTGGGCGGCGCACTGCTGCTGATCGGCGGCGCGGCCCTCCAGCCGGACGTGCGCGAGTTCCTGGGCCGCGCGTACGCCGCCCTGACCAGCAGCGATCCGCGCGTCACGCACGCCTTCGTGGACGGGCTGGGCTGGGCCGGACCGCTCGCCCTGATCGCGGGCTTCGTGTTGCAGGCGGTGCTGCCGGTGCTGCCGGCGCTGGTCATGACCGCCGTGACCGCCCGCGCCTACGGCCCCTACGAGGGATTCCTGATCGTGTACCTGGGCACGCTGCTGGGCGCGGCCGCCGGGTACGGCCTGGGCCGCCTGCTGGGCGACACCCTGGTCCGCACCCTGGCCGGCGAGAGCGCCCGCCGCGCCGCGCACGACTTCGCCGCCCGCTACGGCCTGCAGGGCGTGCTGATGGTGCGCCTGATGCCGGTCCTGTCCGCCGACGTGATGAACCTCGTGGCGGGCGCGGCCCGCATGGGCTTCCGGCCGTTCATGATCGCCACCGCCATCGGGGCGCTGCCGGTCACGCTGCTGGTCGTGTGGCTCAGCGGGGACACGCAGCGCATGCTGTGGGGCCTGGGCCTGCTGTCGGGCGTGGTGGGTATTGCCGGGCTGATCCGCTGGCTGCTGGCCCGCCGCGCCGCGCGTCCCCCGCGCCCCTGA
- a CDS encoding MBL fold metallo-hydrolase, whose product MTDDSVTDDPATGPADISPDQTDTLTLLGTGDSKRVPRFWCACPVCAEARGVDGQPGVNRRTRTATLLRSGGQSALLDAGPDTHAGLARLNGPLVPDAVFISHAHNDHLLGLGDLLDYVRYAAGRLRVYAPPEVVPEIAARFPYAFPAGEGGPVQPIPAQGVPVGGVVVRAFRVPHGANGHSHAYRLDRPAGAGQAGWSAAVVTDAIGIPPELAREWLRAPGGAGLDTLLLGTSFEDESGAPLTGRSVYDVREALTLPWAQAAGRVVLTHLSHGVDVRRAGHLPPGWQYAHDDLTVPLAAAPRPASAQAAPAPALATGLPARPQQEP is encoded by the coding sequence GTGACCGATGACTCCGTGACCGATGACCCCGCGACTGGCCCAGCCGACATCAGCCCCGACCAGACCGACACCCTGACGCTGCTCGGCACGGGCGACAGCAAGCGCGTGCCGCGCTTCTGGTGCGCCTGTCCCGTCTGCGCCGAGGCGCGCGGCGTGGACGGACAGCCCGGCGTGAACCGCCGCACCCGCACCGCCACGCTGCTGCGCTCGGGCGGGCAGTCGGCGCTGCTGGACGCCGGGCCGGACACGCACGCCGGACTGGCCCGCCTGAACGGCCCGCTCGTGCCGGACGCGGTGTTCATCTCGCACGCGCACAACGACCATCTGCTGGGCCTGGGCGACCTGCTGGACTATGTGCGGTACGCCGCCGGGCGGCTGCGGGTGTACGCCCCGCCGGAGGTCGTGCCGGAGATCGCCGCGCGCTTCCCGTACGCCTTCCCGGCGGGCGAGGGGGGGCCGGTGCAGCCCATCCCGGCGCAGGGCGTCCCAGTCGGAGGCGTGGTCGTGCGGGCCTTCCGGGTGCCGCACGGCGCGAACGGCCACAGCCATGCCTACCGCCTGGACCGCCCCGCCGGGGCCGGGCAGGCGGGCTGGTCGGCGGCGGTCGTCACGGACGCCATCGGGATCCCGCCAGAGCTGGCCCGCGAGTGGCTGCGCGCGCCCGGCGGGGCGGGCCTGGACACCCTGCTGCTCGGCACGTCCTTCGAGGACGAGTCCGGCGCCCCCCTGACCGGCCGCAGCGTGTACGACGTGCGCGAGGCCCTGACCCTCCCCTGGGCGCAGGCGGCGGGACGGGTCGTCCTGACGCACCTGTCGCACGGGGTGGACGTGCGCCGCGCCGGTCACCTGCCGCCCGGCTGGCAGTACGCCCACGACGACCTGACCGTGCCACTGGCCGCCGCGCCCCGCCCTGCATCCGCACAGGCCGCCCCGGCGCCCGCCCTCGCCACGGGCCTTCCGGCCCGGCCCCAGCAGGAACCGTAA
- the trpC gene encoding indole-3-glycerol phosphate synthase TrpC: MSAPDLTRVPGVLGRIVDLRAGDYRDADPALGEARPAARRFEAALRAPGLSLIAEVKRASPSQGAIAPLDPADAARAYASGGAAALSVLTEPRYFDGNREALLEVVAVTELPALRKDFVVHPAMLREAADWGASAALLMVSVLHEHTAEYLGAAHHLGLDALVEVHDERELDIALEAGARIIGVNNRDLTTLEIDLNVSPRLIRRAREAGFSGVLVAESGYRTPQDIAAVRGLADAVLVGSSLAGSGDLARAARDLMTP, translated from the coding sequence ATGAGTGCCCCTGACCTGACGCGCGTTCCGGGCGTGCTGGGCCGCATCGTGGACCTTCGCGCCGGGGATTACCGGGACGCCGATCCGGCCCTGGGCGAGGCCCGTCCCGCCGCGCGGCGCTTCGAGGCGGCGCTGCGCGCCCCGGGCCTGTCCCTGATCGCCGAGGTGAAACGCGCCAGTCCCAGCCAGGGAGCCATCGCGCCGCTCGACCCGGCCGACGCGGCGCGGGCGTACGCGTCGGGCGGCGCGGCGGCCCTCAGTGTCCTGACCGAGCCGCGTTACTTCGACGGGAACCGCGAGGCGCTGCTGGAGGTGGTCGCCGTGACCGAACTCCCGGCGCTGCGCAAGGATTTCGTGGTGCATCCGGCCATGCTGCGCGAGGCGGCCGACTGGGGCGCGTCGGCGGCGCTGCTGATGGTCAGCGTGCTGCACGAACACACCGCCGAGTACCTGGGCGCGGCGCACCACCTGGGCCTGGACGCCCTGGTCGAGGTGCACGACGAGCGCGAACTGGACATCGCGCTGGAGGCGGGCGCGCGCATCATCGGCGTGAACAACCGCGACCTGACCACGCTGGAGATCGACCTGAACGTCAGTCCGCGCCTGATCCGCCGGGCGCGCGAGGCGGGCTTCAGCGGCGTGCTGGTCGCCGAGAGCGGCTACCGCACCCCGCAGGACATCGCCGCCGTGCGCGGGCTGGCAGACGCGGTGCTGGTGGGCAGCAGTCTGGCGGGCAGCGGCGACCTCGCCCGCGCCGCGCGTGACCTCATGACCCCGTGA